The DNA sequence AGTGCCAGTAGTTGCTAGAAATAATTCTCCAGCCATATGATCAGAGTTACCAATGCCTGAAGAACCAAAGCTCATCTTGCCAGGATCCGCTTTAAGCATGGCAATCAAATCAGCAACATTCTTGGCTTTTGAATTGTTGTTCACAATCAATATATGCGGTGTAGCAGCTACCCCCACCACCGGCAATAAATCCTTTTGGCCATTAAATGGCAGTCTTGGATTTGCCGCAACGTTAATAGCTAAGCCATTCTGAGCAAACAAAACGGTATATCCATCTGGTGCACTTTTAGCCACAGCATCTGCAGCCAAGCTGCCAGCCGCTCCGCCACGATTCTCAACAATGACCGACTGCTTTAAGGCAATGCTGAGCTCATTAGCAACCATCCTACCAACAATGTCAGTTGAACTACCAGGCGCATAACCAACCAACATCTTAATTGGCTTATCTGGGTATGCAGCAAATGCTGTTCCAAAAACAAAGGGTGCTAACAAAGAACTTAATACTATTTTTTTAATGGTTTTATTAATCATTCTGTCTCCTCCATTGAGTTTATAAATCTAAAACTGAAATTCCACACTCCTTAGCGCACTGATTCAAAGCTTCTTTTAATTCAGGTGAAATTGGAATGCCCTGCTTGCTCCGCTCTGCCATTACTTTGGCAGCCCCATCTCCTGGTACTCGAATTTGATTAACGCCGGGCAACTTCGAAGAAGCCTTCAAGTCATTTACCAAGGTAATCACACGCTGCACGAACTGCTCACGATCCCCAAAGGCGTTTGGGTCAACCGCAATAATAGTTTGCCCAGTATTGGTAATCAGATCGTGGTGAGCATTAAAGTCAATCGTATCCTTGCCAACAGCTGCGTTATTGAGCGTCCCCGCAAGTAAGCCAATCATCACGGCCAGCCCATAACCCTTATACCCACCAATTGGAAGCAAAGAGCCCTCACTTGATTTTTGCGGGTCTGTAATCGGCTGACCTTTTTTATCAATCATCCACGTATCCGGAATCGATTCCCCTTTTTGGGCTGCTACTTTTACCTTGCCATAGGCTGCAACTGTAGTGGCAATATCCAACAACACCGTAGGATGATCGCCTGCTGGAACTGCAATCGCAATTGGGTTAGTTGACAGCAATAAATCAATGCCACCCCAAGGTGCCATGTGGTTTGCATTACCAACCGCCATATAGATTCCGATATAGCCTTGCTCGGCCAACTTCCTCACATAAACAGATGCTGCGCCAGAATGATTGCCAAAGTGACTACCTACCCAACACACACTGTGTTGCTTCACTTTCTCAATGGCGACCTCAACAGCGCGATTCATCACCAGGTGACCCAAAGCGTTATCACCGTTAATTAGCGCAGTTGCACCCTGCTCCCGCTCGATACGGATATTGGGGTTGAGATTAATACCGCCAGCCCGAATTCTTTTAATATACGCAGGCAATCTAAAAATCCCATGACCATCAGCCCCAACCATATCCGACTGGATCATCAACTGCGCAACACGCTTAGCATCGGCAGCAGGCACTTGATTGGCCTGCAACGCAGTCGCAATGAATTCTTCGGCTTTATCTATTGGTAAATATTTCATATCAGATCTAAATGATTATTTTCCTGAGTCACTCTTAAACTCCATCTTATAGATATATTTATTTTCAGGGTGGTAGGTAAACGTAGTTTCAAAGAGCTTGTCTTGATCGTCGAAGTAACGCCGAACAATCACTAAACAGGGGTCATGCGGCTTTAGCTGGAGTTTTTTAGCAACATTCACTGGAGCGCCAACGGCATAAACGTCAACCTCTGCTCGATCAATTCTAGTGCCATACTTTTTCTCGATTTGTTCAAAGACCATTACCTGGCTATGCTCAGGATCAGATGTTAGTGAGGCAAACTGAGGAAGAATATAAATATCAGTCCAGGCAATTACCTGCTGGGACTCACGCTGCTTGCGAAGACCGCCGATGTGATACCAAGAGGAGCCGACAGCACCCCCAATCATTTCACTGAGAGACTTATCGAGCTCAATAAATTCTTCAATGATGTTTTCTCGGTAGGTATCCCTTGGATAACTCAAAATATCAATCGGCGAATTAAAGCTTTGGGTAAATCTTCTGACCTTCTGCCTTGAAATCACTTGAGTGGGCGCACCCTGACGGCGTAACACTAAACCATCGGTCTCTAAGATTTGTAGAGCATGCCGCAGGGTATGCCGACTAGCGTTAAAGGTAGTACAAAGCGCAGCCTCGGAAGGCAAATTGGATCCAACAGCCCAGTCGCCATCGTGAATGCGCTTACCCAGCGCATTCGCCAAAGTCTTATAAAGGGGTAAGCTTTCTTTCAACTTAAGATAGACCGAACATTTTCTTGCCTGCAACTGGCAAGCGAGCCTTCAAGATATCTCCAGATAGAGATTCAGTAATGTAGAGGTCCTTACCATCCTCTCCACCAAAGCACATATTTGCTAGGTGATGATGATGTGGGTTTTCAGAGTAAATGAGATGTGTTGGCAACATATTGCTATCAAATCTCCAGATTCCAATACCTAGATGGCAAACTAACAAACCGTTTTCAGAATCCATCTCAATACCATCAGGTCCAGCAACGCCACCAGTCAACTGAACAGCTACACCTGTCTTAGATATAGAGCCATCAGCCATCAGTGGCAAACGCCAAATTTGCTGTGAGCGTGTAGCAGCTACGAATACATGCTTTTCTTGTGTGTTTAAGGTAATGCCATTAGGGCTTGGAACATTAATCGCTAGACGATCTAATTGACCGTTTTCGCGCAATCTAAATACTCTACCGGTTGGATCTGCAATGCCAGTTTGACCTTGATCGGTAAAGTACAAGTCGCCGTTGGAAGCAAAATGCAAATCATTCAATCCCTTAAAGCTCTCGCTATACATTGACCCCAAAATAGTCTCGACTTTTCCAGTCTTTGGATCAAGGGCCAATAAGCCTAACTTGTAATCACAAATAAATGCCCGACCATCTTTGTGAAACTTCAATCCATTAGGCCAACCATCAAACTGGGTTACTAAATCCCAATCGCCCTTTGGTGTAATTCTGAAGACTCGACCAAACGGGATATCCAAAAACCATAGGTTGCCCTCACGGTCAAAAGAAGGCCCCTCTAAGAAGCACTCCACTTCAGCATTTTGACGATTTGGATCGGACCAGCCAGTGCGTGACTTCTTTCTAAATTTAGCCGGCATCGACATAAATACTTCGGCCTTAATTTTCTCAACTGGCTGAAAGGGGTTATGCATAGTCATTTGTAGAAATCCTTATTCAAGTTATACGGACAAGTTTATTTAGTGGGTAAAGCATTAAACCATAATTAATGATAATCTTAAGACATTATCTATGTTTTTACTCTTACTGGTATTTATAACTCATCCGTATAGGTCTTATATATGAATTATGTAGCTGTTATTGGAACCGGCATCATGGCATCAGGCATTGCCGCTGGCTTCATCGCCAAAAGCATCCCTGTCGTCATTCTTGGAAGAAACAAAGAGAAATCGGATGCCTGCTTGAGCAAGGCAATAGCACTTGCCGAAAAAATTGGCCTCTCCGGTGAAAATTCAAAAAAACAATCCAGTGAAATTTTTTCCACTCAAACCACTGAAGTACTTGAGGCTTGGAAAAATTGGGATGACTGTGAGTGGGTCATAGAAACGATCGCCGAAAACCTGGCACTTAAACAAGCTATCTTCAAGCATCTAGATGAAGTTGTTCCAGCGCATATCCCCATTGGTAGCAATAGCTCTGGCTTTCCCATTAGCAAAATTGCACTTGGATTAAAGACGGCTAACCGCATGATCGGTGCGCACTATTTCATGCCAGCTGAAGTGGTCCCATTAGTAGAAATTGTGATGGGCGAAAAAACAGACATCGCTTTTGCTGAAAAGGCATGTCAAATTTACAAAGCCATCGATAAAAAGCCGGTGCTAGTGAAAAAGGATATCCCCGGATTTTTAGCAAATCGCATTCAACACGCCTTAATGCGAGAGGCCCTCTCCTTAGTCCAAGAAGGAATTGCCACTCCAGAGGATATTGATGATGCTGTACGCTATAGCTTCGGATTTAGATACGCTGCCGTTGGGCCAATGACCCAAAAAGAAATTTCAGGCTGGGATGGAATGGCTAATGCTGCAAAAGAAATTTATCCATCCCTATCCAATATCACTACCCTCCCCCCAAAAGTCGTTCAACTGATGAGCGAAGGGAAGACAGGTATGAAGGCTGGTGAAGGCTTCAGAACGTGGTCACCAGAGGAAATCAAAAAGACTTCTGACTCTTACTCCAGAAGATTGAAAGCCGCTTTCGATGTTCTCAACATTGAATAACGGAGTAGCCTTTAGCAATGACCTCCTTAACGCGACTGATATTTGGCGTGATTCCAACTCCGCTAACTGCGAGCTGGCTCGCCTCTATATGTCCATTTATCGCCGTCAACGGGTTATCACAGATATCCACCTGCAGATACTGATTTGACATGCTAAATCCCCAAGCCACATTGCCAACAGCAAAGCCGAGAGATGCGGTAGCTGCAACTGACAATGATGTTTCAGCAACTTTGCATGCCAAATTCAATGCCAACTTATGCTTTGTAAGTAGCTTAGCGCACTCCAGAGCGGGAATAAGCCCACCCGTTTTAATGAGTTTTAAGCTTGCTCCATTAAATGCATTTGCCTCAATAAACTCCTCAAGCTCCTTGATGCCGTGGATAGATTCATCAAGACCGATTGGAAGGGGTGATCGTCTTTTAAGCTCCACGAAATCACTCATCGGCAAGTCCGCAGGAATTAACTGCTCAACAAAGGTGAGTCGAGCAGCCTCTGTCGACTCACAAAAACGAATCGCATCAGCCAGCTTGAGGGCGCAGTTGGCATCTACAGAAACAATATCGCCCTCAAGAAAATCGCACAGCACATTTACTCGATGGAGATCCTCTTCTAAAGAGAGTGAGCCGATTTTAATTTTCCAGTGCTTAAAGCCTAATTCACGTAACGCTTTTGCATCACTTAGCTCCTTATCTAAAGATCCACCCAGCATACGCAATATAGGGATTGGGGCTGGTGATGTTGACTTCCCTTCATTGACACCCAAGAATTTCCATAGTGGTATTGATGCCTCTTGTGTATACAAATCTAAGAGCGCCATCTCCAAACATGATTTTGCAGATGCATTTGAATACAAAATGGCATTAAAAATTTCTGCGAAACCATCTGGAGATTCCCAATCTACTTGTACAGCCTTTTCCACCAAGTATTTAAGACTGCCAACTAAGCTGTCTAAGGTTTCACCAGTCATTAAGGGCGCAACAGACGCTTCACCCCAACCCTGTCTACCTTGCTCATCAGTTAGACAAAGTAAAACTGTTTTCGCATCAGCAACAATCTCTCGAGACATTTTGATAGGTTCAATCAGAGGAATCGAAAGAGGATAGATTTTAGCGTTCTGGATTTTCATTTTTTGATTTACTAGGAATTTTTACGCACTATATATTTTAAAAAATTAAGGAGACGATACATGAGAAAAATTATTTTGACACTGTCAGTTTTAGGCGCTCTGTTACCTGCTGTAGTAAATTCACAAAGCTACCCCACTCAAGCCATCAAGTTAATTATTCCATTTGCTGCAGGTGGCCCATCAGATGTCTTAGCACGTGGATTTACACCAAAATTAGGGGAAAGCCTAGGTCAGCCCATCATTATTGAAAATAAACCGGGGGCTGGCGCCAATCTTGCCGCCGAATATGTTGCTAATTCAAAAAGTGATGGGTACACACTGTTTCTAATGATGGTAGGTACTCAAGCCATCAATGAAACCTTGTACAAAAAATTAAACTACAACGTCGTTAAAGACTTCTCTCCAATATCCTTGGTAGCATCATCATCCCTGATGCTGGTGGCAAACCCCTCGGTTCCAGTAAAGACTGTTCCTGAACTTATTGCCTATGAAAAAGCCAATCCAGGGAAAGTGAGCTTTGGATCTTCTGGTGCAGGTACCCCATTACATCTCGCTGGAGAGCTCTTTAATACACAGGCTGGTACAAACATTTTGCATGTGCCATACAAAGGTGCGGCACCAGCATTGACAGATGTTTTAGGTGGTCAAATTCAAACCGCCATTGTAGGTACGCCTGCAGCATTGCCCTATGTCAAATCTGGAAAGTTAACTGGGCTTGGGGTAACAAGTCTAAAGCGTGGCTCAAATGCTCCTGAGATTCCTGCGATTGCTGAAACCTTGCCAAAATTTGAAGTTGAATTGGTTTATGCCATTGTTGCTCCAGCCAGCACTCCAAAAGCAATTGTGGATAAGCTCAACTCCCAGTTAATTAGCGTGCTAAATAATCCTGAAATCAAGACGCAATTAAACTCCAAGGGCTTTGATGTCGTCACAAGCACCCCAGCCCAAACAGCAGACTACATTAAGTCTGAAGTTGTTAAATGGGGTCCGATTGTGAAAAAATCAGGCGCCAGTGCTGAGTAATTTACATATATACATTGAAAGATAGTAATGATTGAAACTTCTGAGAAAAAGCTAGCTGGCCCCATTATTCGCCTTCACCCTAACGATAATGTGGTTGTGGCTCGCATTGATGTTGCCATTGGTGAATCTGTCCCTAGCGAAAACTTTACTAGCCGTAGTCAAGTTCCAGCTGGCTACAAAATCGCAGCCAAGAAAATACTCAAAGGCGAGCCGATTCTCAAATATAACGTGACGGTTGGTTTTGCCAATACGGATATTGAGCCAGGCATGATGGTTCATAGCCACAACACGGAGTTTAGGGAGTTTGATCGAGACTATGCCTATGCAAGTGAATACAAGCCTACCAAGCTACTTCCCGAGTCAGAGCGCGCGACATTCCAGGGCTATGTCAGATCGAACGGCAAAGTGGGAACACGTAATTTCATTGGCATTCTTTCAACCGTTAATTGCTCTGCAACAGTAGTTAACAAAATTGCTGAATGGTTTACTCCTGAGCGCTTAAAAGATTTTCCAAATATTGATGGCGTTGTCGCTTTCAGCCACGGGATCGGCTGCGGAATGGAAATGAGTGGTGAACCGATGCAACTGCTGCGGAGAACTATGGCGGGATATGCGCAGCATCCTAATCTTGCGGCAGCGCTCATTATTGGACTTGGGTGTGAGCGTAATCAACTGAAAGGATTAATGGAGCAAGAGAGCCTTAAAGAAAACTCCACCCTGCATACTTTCATCATGCAAGAAACTGGCGGTACGCGTAAAACGATTGAAGCAGGTATTGAAGCAGTTAAAGCCCTCTTACCAGAAGCCAACAAAGTAAAACGTCAGACTGTCTCTGCAAGTCACTTGTGTGTGGGCTTGCAGTGCGGCGGCTCAGACGGCTTTTCTTCCATTACCGCCAACCCTGCCTTAGGTGCGGCGATTGATATCCTGGCTCGCCATGGTGGAACCGGAATTCTCTCGGAGACACCAGAAATTTATGGCGTAGAGCACACCCTCACCCGCAGAGCTGCTAGCAAAGAAATTGGTGAAAAACTGATTAAACGAATTCGCTGGTGGAAGGACGAATACTCGGTTGGGCGAGATGTACAAATTAATGGGCAAGTTAGTCCAGGCAATCAAATTGGTGGTCTAGCCAACATCTTTGAAAAATCACTTGGTTCTTCAATGAAAGGTGGCACCGGCCCCCTAATGGAAGTCTATCGCTATGCAGAGCCTGTAACTGCTAAAGGCTTTGTGTTTATGGATACGCCTGGATTTGATCCTGTCTCCGCTACTGGTCAGATTGCTGGTGGTGCCAACCTGATCGCTTTTACAACAGGACGTGGCTCCATGTTTGGCTCAAAACCAGCGCCATGCATCAAGCTGGCTACCAATACCCCAATGTATCAACGCCTGACTGAAGATATGGACATCAATTGCGGAGAAATCCTCGATGGCACAGTCTCTGTTCAGGAAATGGGTCAGCGCATCTTTGAGCTTTTCTTACGCACTGCCTCTGGGGAACCTTCTAAGAGCGAGCTACTAGGGCTTGGAGATTATGAATTTGTACCGTGGCAAATTGGAGTTATGAGCTAAGTAGACCTCAAACGCTCATTGATCAAAAACGGGCCCTGCTCCCGCTTTTTCTTTGCCTACAAGTGGATTGAAATCAGCTCAGACAACTGTAGAATTGAACTTATTGATTCACAAGGACTGAAGCGAGCATATGAAATTCAGGGATTACTATGAAACACTCGGTGTTGCACGCGGTGCTACCGAAGCAGAAATCAAATCAGCTTATCGCAAGCTGGCACGCAAATACCATCCGGACGTCAACAAAGAGGCTGGCGCTGAAGAGCAGTTCAAGCAAATCGGTGAAGCTTATGCCGTTTTAAAAGACACTGAAAAACGTGCAGCCTATGATCGTTTTGGCGAGAATTGGAAAAACGGTCAAGACTTCACCCCTCCCCCTAATTGGAATGAAGGCTTTGAATATTCTGATGCTGGCTTTGGTGGCGGTCATCCAGGTTATGGCGGCGGCTTTGAGGGTGATCAAAGTGAATTCTTTGAATCACTCTTTGGTAGAGGCAAACATCGCCAAGGTGGACGTGGTGGAAATAGTCGTCAGGGCATGAACTTCAAAGGCCAAGATCACCATGCCAAAATCTTGATTGATCTCGCAGATGCTTATAACGGCGCCAAACGCACCATTGCCTTACACATGCCTACACAAGATGCGAGTGGTCATGTCAGCACGCAAGAGCGCAAGTTAGACGTCAGCATTCCCAAAGGTATTAAAGCCGGTCAAAACCTGCGCCTTTCTGGCCAAGGTGGTCTTGGTATGGGCGAAGGCTCTGCTGGTGATCTCTATTTAGAAATCGACTTTCATCCAAACCCCATCTATCGCGTAGATGGCAAGGATGTATTTATTGACATTCCTTTGGCACCATGGGAAGCGGCTTTAGGCACAACAGTCAATGTACCTACTCCAGCTGGCAGCACTCTGGAATTAAAAATCCCAGCAGGAACAGTAGCAGGTCGCAAGATGCGCCTGAAAGGTAAAGGCATTCCTAGTGCTGAACCGGGTGATTTATATGTTGTCCCTACGATTGCCCTGCCACCAGCACAAACTGATGCTCAAAAAGAAGCCTATCAAAACTTTGAGAAGGCTTTTGATTTCAACCCTAGATCTCACTTGAAGGGATGATAGATATGACACAAACTAATATCACTTGGATTGAAGGCGAAGTTGTTGAGAACGAAGTTCATATGACGATTGTTGAACTCTCGCACGCATCACGCACACCAGAAGATCTCATCATGACTTGGGTTTCTGAAGGCGTACTAAGCCCTGCAGGATCATCGCCAGAAGATTGGCGTTTTAGTGGCGACTCTTTAAGAAGAGCTAAAACTGCAGCCCATCTCACGCACGATCTTGAGTTGAATGTACCTGGGGTTGCCCTAGCACTCGACCTGCTTGATGAAATCGCTCAGCTGCGCGCGCGTTTAAAGTAAGACGATTAAACTCGCGACAACTTAAGATTCAGAGCGACTTAAGAGTTGCTCCCAACGCTGTAGCTTTTGATCTAAATCGGCCGTAATTTCACTCAGACGAGCTTGCATGCTCGCTGCTAACTCAGGCTCATTCTTGTACAGATCTGGATTGCTCATTGCGATCCCAATATCCGCTTGCTCAGTTTCTAGTCCTTCGATCTGCAATGGCAAAGCTTCTAACTCTTGGCGTTCTTTACCATTGAGCTTTTGAACACCGCTTTTGGCTGCCGGCTTTGCCTCTACTTTAGCCTCCACCTTTACTTCAGCCTTTACCTCTGTCTTCTCTGCTGATTTAGAGCTGGCGTTAGAAGCACGGATCTTGTCTGAACGGGCCTTCTGAATCTTCCAGTCTTCATAGCCGCCTTCGTATTCACGCCAGAAGCCATCGCCTTCATTCGCAATAATGCTCGTCACCACGTTATCTAAGAAGTAACGATCGTGACTGACCAAGAAAACGGTGCCCTTGTAATCTTGCAAGAGCTGCTCAAGCAAATCGAGAGTATCAATATCTAAGTCATTGGTTGGCTCATCTAATACCAGCACATTGGCTGGTCTTGCAAAAAGCCTAGCAAGCAACAAACGATTACGCTCACCGCCAGACAAGGTGCTCACAGGTGAATTCGTTCTCTCAGGCGCGAATAAGAAATCGCTCAGATAGCTTTTAACGTGTTTTTTATTGCCATTGATTTCGATCCACTCACTACCCGGGCTAATGTAGTCTTCCAATGAAGCATTGAGATCAAGACCTTCGCGCATTTGATCAAAATAGGCAACCTCTATACGAGTGCCCATCGTTGCAGTTCCTGAGTCTGGTGCAATGGTTCCTAAAATCAATTTTAGTAGGGTTGTCTTGCCGGCACCATTAGGTCCTAATAGACCAACCTTATCACCACGCAATATCGTAGCTGTGAAATCCTTCACGATCGGTCGATCATAAGTCTTGCTGACATTTTGGAGGTCAGCCACAATCTTGCCGCTTCGGTCACCAGCAGAAACTGCCAACTTCACCTGCCCCATGGCATCTCTACGTTCAGCACGACTACTACGCAACTTCTCTAAACGCGCAATACGGGCAACACTTCGAGTGCGACGTGCCTCAACCCCTTTGCGAATCCAAACCTCTTCTTGGGCTAATAATTTGTCTGCACGTGCATTTGCTAAAGACTCGGAGTTCAGCTCTTGCTCTTTTAGCACTTCATATTGTGTGAAGTTTCCGGGATAGCTACGCAGAATTCCACGATCAAGCTCTACGATTTGAGTACAGACGTTGTCTAAGAAGGCGCGATCATGGGTAATCAAAATGACCGAGCCTTGATATTCCTTCAGCAACTCTTCTAGCCAAGCAATCGAATCCAAATCCAAATGGTTGGTTGGTTCATCTAACAAGAGTACGTCGGGCATCTCTACTAAAGCGCGCGCCAGAGCAACCCGCTTTTTGGTGCCACCAGAAAGTGTATTGATTTTCAGATCAGCCTCTAGGTGGAGGCGATCTAGAGTTTCATGAACGCGCTGTTCCCAGTTCCAACCACTTAGAGCTTCCAGCTGGGATTGCACTTCATCTAGGCGATGATGGGAAGCGTCATCCCACTCGCCAACGCTGAGCGCCTCATATTCTTCGCGCAAAGCTTTTGCTTGCGCCACACCCTTGGACACTGCATCAAAAACGGTTTCCTCAGCCTCAAAAATAGGCTCTTGAGGAACGTAAGCAATGCGCAGGCCCTGCTGATACTGCAGGAGGCCATCATCCATTTTTTCAATGCCAGCCAGGATCTTCAGTAGAGAAGATTTGCCGGTGCCGTTACGGCCAATTAAGCCAACACGTTCACCGGATTCCAGTGAAAAAGCAGTGTTTGCGAGGAGGTCAACGTGGCCAAAAGCCAGTTTTGCATCTGTAAGTACGATTAAAGCCATGGCGACATTATCGTCACTTCCCCAAAAGACGAGATATTTTGAGCAATTTCTGCGAGACTAGCCCTATATGGCCTGCAAATTAACCCCTTCTGCGCCCCGCCTCATCCTATTCGCCGGTCATGCGGGCACTGGCAAATCTACTTTGGCAAAAAAAGCCTTGCCTTTCATCATTGAAAAAACTGGGGAAGATTTTTTCTTTCTCGACAAAGATACTGCCTATGGCGCCTTTAGTGCCCACGTCATGCAACTCACTACCCAAAATCCAAATGATCGGGATAGTCCCTTCTATCTTGAAAATCTTCGCGATTGGGAATACCAAGGGCTCATTGATATCGCTAGAGAAAATTTACTCTTAGGGGTGAATGTCATTTTAGTTGGACCATTCTCGAGAGAAATTCAGAGCGGCAGAATGTTTGATGCGCTAGCACTTGGTGTGCCGCCGCAAACTACCATTCAGATTGCCTGGATTGATTTAGACGAGTCTGAAGCCAAAAAACGCATGGAGAAGCGCGCTGACCCCAGAGATGAGTGGAAACTGGCACATTGGGACCAATACACCAGGCGCAGGACAGAGCCACCTACACACGCCTTATTGCATCGATTCGATAACTCCATTTTTAATGAAGTTTCCTTTGAGAAACTCATCGATGACATAGTTCAGTAAGTTGTAGATAAAAAAATAGAGCCCCCTAAGGAGCCCTATCGCAAGACCTAAGAACTGAATTCTTAGAACTTATAAGTCACACCTACAGCAGGCATCCATGGGTTCAATGTCAACTTACCAAGGTTTGTTCCGCCCTGCACTGTTGTTACATTGGTGCTCATAGTTGCATATTTAACATCCAAGTTCAAACCCCAGTTTTTATCAAACATGTAATCTGCACCGATCTGACCAACAACACCTACGCTATTTTGATCAACTTGTACGGAGTTACCTAGTGCTGGGAAATTTTGACGGTTGCCAAAGATGGTGTAATTCACGCCGACGCCTACATATGGCTTAAATGCACCTAGCTCAGTAAAGTGATATTGAACCAATAATGAAGGTGGCAAAGCAGAAACTTTACCGACAT is a window from the Polynucleobacter sp. MWH-Aus1W21 genome containing:
- a CDS encoding DnaJ C-terminal domain-containing protein, translated to MKFRDYYETLGVARGATEAEIKSAYRKLARKYHPDVNKEAGAEEQFKQIGEAYAVLKDTEKRAAYDRFGENWKNGQDFTPPPNWNEGFEYSDAGFGGGHPGYGGGFEGDQSEFFESLFGRGKHRQGGRGGNSRQGMNFKGQDHHAKILIDLADAYNGAKRTIALHMPTQDASGHVSTQERKLDVSIPKGIKAGQNLRLSGQGGLGMGEGSAGDLYLEIDFHPNPIYRVDGKDVFIDIPLAPWEAALGTTVNVPTPAGSTLELKIPAGTVAGRKMRLKGKGIPSAEPGDLYVVPTIALPPAQTDAQKEAYQNFEKAFDFNPRSHLKG
- a CDS encoding chaperone modulator CbpM, which gives rise to MTQTNITWIEGEVVENEVHMTIVELSHASRTPEDLIMTWVSEGVLSPAGSSPEDWRFSGDSLRRAKTAAHLTHDLELNVPGVALALDLLDEIAQLRARLK
- a CDS encoding ATP-binding cassette domain-containing protein encodes the protein MALIVLTDAKLAFGHVDLLANTAFSLESGERVGLIGRNGTGKSSLLKILAGIEKMDDGLLQYQQGLRIAYVPQEPIFEAEETVFDAVSKGVAQAKALREEYEALSVGEWDDASHHRLDEVQSQLEALSGWNWEQRVHETLDRLHLEADLKINTLSGGTKKRVALARALVEMPDVLLLDEPTNHLDLDSIAWLEELLKEYQGSVILITHDRAFLDNVCTQIVELDRGILRSYPGNFTQYEVLKEQELNSESLANARADKLLAQEEVWIRKGVEARRTRSVARIARLEKLRSSRAERRDAMGQVKLAVSAGDRSGKIVADLQNVSKTYDRPIVKDFTATILRGDKVGLLGPNGAGKTTLLKLILGTIAPDSGTATMGTRIEVAYFDQMREGLDLNASLEDYISPGSEWIEINGNKKHVKSYLSDFLFAPERTNSPVSTLSGGERNRLLLARLFARPANVLVLDEPTNDLDIDTLDLLEQLLQDYKGTVFLVSHDRYFLDNVVTSIIANEGDGFWREYEGGYEDWKIQKARSDKIRASNASSKSAEKTEVKAEVKVEAKVEAKPAAKSGVQKLNGKERQELEALPLQIEGLETEQADIGIAMSNPDLYKNEPELAASMQARLSEITADLDQKLQRWEQLLSRSES
- a CDS encoding ATP-binding protein, translated to MACKLTPSAPRLILFAGHAGTGKSTLAKKALPFIIEKTGEDFFFLDKDTAYGAFSAHVMQLTTQNPNDRDSPFYLENLRDWEYQGLIDIARENLLLGVNVILVGPFSREIQSGRMFDALALGVPPQTTIQIAWIDLDESEAKKRMEKRADPRDEWKLAHWDQYTRRRTEPPTHALLHRFDNSIFNEVSFEKLIDDIVQ
- a CDS encoding OmpW family protein, translating into MRIKSLVAAMAAVASLAPIAAQAQAEENPWMLRVRAVDLLFQNGQSNTVSTLNVKAQNEWIPEVDVSYFFTKNIAAELVLTYPQQVNITAGSGNSNVGKVSALPPSLLVQYHFTELGAFKPYVGVGVNYTIFGNRQNFPALGNSVQVDQNSVGVVGQIGADYMFDKNWGLNLDVKYATMSTNVTTVQGGTNLGKLTLNPWMPAVGVTYKF